The genomic DNA GGCGGCGCGGGGGACGGGGACGGGACTGCGGCCCCGGGCGCCGGCAGGGGGACGGGCAAGGGCGGCGGGACCCGTACGGGCAAAGGGGGCGGTGCGGGCAAGGGAGGCGGTGCGGGCAGGGGTGCCGGTACCGGCAAGGGCGGTGCGGGCGGCGGGGCCGCGGGGGCGGGGCCGGGGGCCGCCGCGGGCGCGGGCGCGGGTGCGCGGCGCGCGTAGCGCGGGCGGCGGCCCCCGCCCCTGAAAGGCGCCGGCCCGCCGCGCCGGCCGCGGGCCCCCGCCCGTCACGCGGCGGCCTGCGTACGGGCCGCGACGGCCCTCGCCTCCCCTTGCGGCGCCCGCCGGTTGCCGGTCCGGCGGGCGCCCGTCTCTCCGCCCGGCCTCCGGGCGCAGCTCTGCTCTGCGCTGCTCTGCTCTGCCCCGGCCGGCCGGGGCCGTCAGACGCCGGGCGCCGGCAGCGCCCCCGCGCGGATCACGTCCGCGTACCAGTGGGCGCTGGACTTCGGCGTGCGCTGCTGCGTCGTGTAGTCCACGTGCACCGCGCCGAACCGCTTGCCGTAGCCGTACGCCCACTCGAAGTTGTCCAGCAGCGACCACAGGAAGTAGCCCCGCACGTCCGCGCCCTCGGCCATCGCGCGGTGCACGGCGCCGAGGTGCCCGTGCAGGTAAGCGATGCGGTCCGGGTCGTGGACCGAGCCGTCCGGCTCCGGCTTGTCGTCGTACGCCGCGCCGTTCTCGGTGATGTACAGCGGGAGGTCCGGCGCGTCGGCGGTGAACCGCAGCAGCAGCTCCGTCAGCCCCGTCGGGTCGACGGTCCAGCCCATCGCGGTGCGCTCGCCCGGCGGCTGGTGGAAGGCGATGCGGTCCGCGGCCGGCCAGGGGGACTGCGCGCCGCCGCCGTGGCCGTCGGCGCGCTCGGGCCTGGCGTCGCCGGAGACGGCGGAGACCACGGTGGGCGTGTAGTAGTTGAGGCCGATCGAGTCCAGCGGCCGGCTGATGAGCGGCAGGTCACCGTCCCGTACGAAGGACCAGTCCGTCAGCCGCGCGGTGTCGTCCAGCAGATCGGGCGGGTACGCGCCGTCGAGCATCGGACCGGTGAAGACGCGGGTGGCCAGCGCGTCGACCTGGCGGGCGGCGTCGCGGTCCGCCTCGGAGTCCGTACGCGGCCGGACGACCGCGGGGTTGAGGCTGACGGAGATCTGGGCGCGGGCCGGCAGCGCGGTGCGCAGCGCGTCGGTGGCGAGCCCGTGCGCGAGGTTGAGGTGGTGCGCGGCGCGCAGGGCGGCGACCGGGTCGGTGCGGCCGGGGGCGTGCACCCCGGCGGCGTAGCCGAGGAACGCGCTGCACCAGGGCTCGTTGAGCGTGGTCCACAGCTCCACGCGGTCGCCGAGGGCGTCGCCGACGAGGCGGGCGTAGTCGGCGAACCGGTGCGCCGTGTCGCGCTCCGGCCAGCCGCCCGCGGTCTCCAGCTCCTGCGGCAGGTCCCAGTGGTAGAGCGTGAGCACCGGCTTGATGCCGGCCGCCAGCAGCTCGTCGGCGAGCTGCCGGTAGAAGTCGAGCCCGCGCTGCACGGCGGGCCCGCGCCCGGTGGGCTGGACGCGCGGCCAGGAGACGGAGAAGCGGTACGCCCCGATGCCGAGCCCGGCCATCAGCTCGACGTCCTCGGTGCGCCGGTGGTAGTGGTCGACGGCGACGTCCCCGGTGTCGCCGCCCGCGGTCTTCCCCGGGGTGTGCGAGAAGGTGTCCCAGATGGAGGGGGTGCGGCCGTGCTCCCGCGCGGCGCCTTCGATCTGGTACGCGGCCGTGGCCGTGCCCCACAGGAAGTCCTCGGGGAAGGTGGCGGTGGTGTCGGACATCTGGGAGCGCTCCCAATCTCGGCGGTGACGAACGTCGTGGACAACGGGGCCGGTCGTAGCTCAACGGCTCCCGGGCGGCGCGCGGGTCGTACCGCCGCGGGGCGAACGGGCCACGGCCGGTCAGCCCTTGACCGCGCCGTGCATGATGCCGCCGACGATCTGCTTGCCGAACAGCAGCAGGAGCAGCAGCAGCGGCAGCGTACCCAGCAAAGCGCCCGCCATGATCACCGACTGGTCGGGGATATAGCCGCGGCCCAGGCTGGTGAGCGCCACCTGCACGGTCGGGTTCTCCTGGGTGAGCGCGATGATCGGCCAGAAGAACTCGTTCCAGGCCATCACGAACGTCAGCATCCCCAGCACGGCCATCGCGGGCCTCGCCGCGGGGAAGACCACGTGCCAGATGACCCGCACGCTGCTCGCGCCGTCCACCCGGGCGGCCTCGATCAGTTCGGTGGGCAGCGCCTGGATCAGGTACTGCCGCATGAAGAACACCCCGAAGGCGCTCACGATGAACGGCAGGATCACCGACTGCAGTTGGTCGATCCACTCCAGCTTCGCGATCGCCATGTACAGCGGCACGACGCTGAGCTGCGGCGGCACCATCATCGTGCCGATCACCAGCAGCATCAGCAGGTTCTTGAAGCGGAACCGCAGCTTGGCGAAGGCGAAGCCGGCCAGCGTGCCGAAGAGCACGGTGCCCGCGGCGATCGCCCCGGCCACGAGGGTGGTGTTGAAGAGCGCCAGGCCCATGTTCGCGTCGGACCAGGCGGTCTCCATGTTCGCGAAGAGGTTGCCGCCGAACCACAGCGGCGGCGGTGTCTCCGCCAGCCGCTCGTTGGTGCGGGAGGCCGCGATCGCGGTCCAGATCAGCGGGAAGAGCGAGATCGCGGTGAAGAGCAGCAGGACGGCGTACGTCAGCTTGCCCGCCCGCTGCTGGCCGCCTGCCTCCCCGGCCTTCGGTGCGCGCCGCCGCCGGCGGCGGGCCGGGGCCGCGGTCTCGGGGGCGGTCTCTGTCAGCGTTGCCATGAGCTTCCCTTCAGCTCTTCCGCAGCCGGCGCGAGATCAGGCCGAAGACGATGCCGATCACCACGAGGATCAGGAACATCACCCAGGCGATGGCCGCGGCACGGCCGAGGTGCAGGTTGCGCCAGCCCTGCTCGTAGAGGTAGAGGCCCAGGGTCTGGAACTGGTGGTCGGGGCCGCCGGACGCGCCCGCGCCCTCCTCGAAGAGCAGCGGCTCGCCGAAGAGCTGGACCGAACCGATCGTGGAGACGACGACGGTGAAGAGGATCGTGGGCCGCAGGGAGGGGATGGTGACGTAGCGGAACTGCTTCCAGCGGGACGCGCCGTCGAGCGCCGCGGACTCGTAGAGGTCGTGCGGCACGGCCTGCATGGCGGCCAGGTAGATCAGGGTGTTGTAGCCGGTCCAGCGCCAGATCACGATGGTGGAGATGGCGATCTTCGAGGTCCAGTCGCCGCTCTTCCAGTCGATCTCGTCCACGCCGAACAGGCCGAAGAACCAGTTGATGAGCCCGTAGTCGCGGCCGTAGAGCATCGCGAACACCAGCGTCGCCGCCGCCACGCTGGTGGCGTACGGCGCGAGCATCGCCACCCGGAAGAAGGAGGCGGCGCGCATCTTGTAGTTGAGCAGGTGCGCGAGGCCCATCGCCATGAGCAACTGCGGGACCGTGGAGAGCACCGCGAGGGTGAAGGTGACCCACAGTGAGTTCCAGAAGAAGTGGTCCTCGAACAGCCGGGTGTAGTTGTGCAGTCCGGCCCACTCCATGTCGGTGGGCGCGGTCAGCTCCACCCGGTGCAGCGAGGCCCACGCGGTGTAGAGCAGCGGGAAGAGGCCGAAGGCGGCGAAGAAGAGGAAGAACGGCGAGATGAAGGCGTACGGGCTGAGCTTGGCGTCCCACCGGTAGCGGCGGCTGCGCCACTTCTGCCGCCGGTCCTCGGTCGCGGGCCGTTTCGGGACCGCGCCCCCCTCGGCGGAGGGGGGCGCGTCCACGGCCGTACCAGTCTGGGTCATGGCCGGACTCTCACTGGTCCAGGGCGTTGTCCACGGCCTTGACGGCTTCGTCCCAGGCACCGTCGGGGTCCTGCTTGCCCTGCTCGATCAACTGCAGGCCGTTGCCGATGTTGTCGTCGATGACCTGGTCCTTCGGGCCGATGGTCTGCACCGGGATCTCTTCGGCGGCGGCCGAGAACAGCTCCCCGATCGGGGCGTCGCCGAAGTACGGGTTGGTGGCGGTCCTGACCGCCTCCATGTCGTACGCGGGCGGGGCACTGGGGAAGTTGCCGCGCTCGGCGAAGAGCTTGGCCTGCTGCTCGGGCGCGGTCAGCCAGGCCACGAGCTTGGCGGCCTCCTCCTTGTGCGCGCCGGACTCGGGGACGCCGAGGAACGAGCCGCCCCAGTTGCCGGGCCTGGGCGACTGGGCCACGTCCCACTTGCCCTCGGCCTTGGTGCCGCCCTTCTCCTGGATGTAGCCGAGCATCCACGCCGGGCAGGAGATGGTGGCGAAGTCGCCGTTGCTCATCGCCTGGTCCCACTGCTTGGTGAACTGCTCCAGGTTGCCGGTGAGCTTCTCCTCCGCGGCCGTGGAGGCGATGCCCCAGGCGGCCTCGACGTCCGGGCTGTCCTTGTAGATGACCTCGCCGGACTCGTCGTAGTACTTGCCCTCGCTGGAGGCGATGGCGCCGTCGTACACGGCGTCGGCGGAGTCCACCCAGGCGACGCCCTCGGGGCCGTTCTTCCTGAAGTCCCGGCCGGCGTCGAGGAACTTCTCCCAGTCGCCTTCCCACAGCTTCGCGACCTCTTCGCGGTCGGTGGGCAGCCCCGCGGCCTCGAAGTGGTCCTTGCGGTAGCAGACGGCCATGGGGCCGACGTCGGTGCCGAGCCCGATGGTCTTGCCGTCGTCGGCGGTGGCCTGCTGCCACTTCCAGTCCAGGAAGGCGTCCTCGGAGGCGCCCTCGGCCTTGCCGAGGTCCATGAAGCGGTCGGCCTGGGTGTCGACGACCTCGGCGATATTGGCGACCTCGACGGCCTGGACGTCGGCCAGACCGCTGTTGCTGGTCAGGTGGTTGAGGAGGGCGGGGTAGTAGTTCTCGTTCCGCTCGATGACGTCCTGCTTGATGGTGATGTCCGGGTTGAGCTTCTCGTACTCGTCGTAGAGCCCGGCCTCCTCGAAGCCGAAGGTGCCGAAGAGACCCATCGTGATGGTGGTCTTCCCGCTCCCCCCGTTCCCGGAGTCGCTCTTCGAACCGTCGTCGTCATCGCTCGCGCACGCGCTGAGCAACCCGGTGCCCAGAGCGGCTGCGGCCAAAAGGCCCACGGCCCGTCGGGTCGTGCGGTAACTGCGCACTGCATCCTCCTAGCGCCCTGACGCGTGCCGCTCCTGCCGGAGGTGTACGAGGGGGATCGGGAGTGGCGGCTCGGGCGGGCTTTCGTGCGGGTTCTCTATGGGTCGAGTAGAGTGGGAGCGCTCCCAGAAGTGATTGGTTGAAGGGTGGCCTTTCGGCGAGGGGGTGTCAAGGGACCGGACATCTCGACTGGCTCCCGTTACGCGGCTGTTAGCTTCGGCACGGCCCGCGGACCGGGGCCGGGGGCGAGAATCGGACAGTCAGCAGACAGCCATAACGCGGGAGGGTGGAATGGCGGTCAGGGATCGGCGTACGCCGGTGGCGCGCGGCGGGCGCGGTGGGAGACCGACGCTTGAGCAGGTCGCCGCGCGAGCCGGGGTGGGCAGGGGGACTGTGTCCCGGGTGATCAACGGATCGGACCAGGTCAGCGAGCAGGCGCGGACGGCCGTCGAGCGAGCGGTCGCGGAGCTGGGCTACGTGCCCAACCGCGCGGCGCGGGCGCTCGCGGCCGGCAGCGCGGACGCGGTCGCGCTGGTGATCCCGGAGCCGGAGACCCGGCTGTTCTCCGAGCCGTACTTCTCGGACATCGTCCGCGGGGTGAGCGCGGAGCTGGCGGAGACGGACAAGCAGCTCCTGCTGACGCTCATCCGCTCGCCCCGGGAGCGGGAGCGGCTGGCGGCGTATCTGAGCGCCGACCGGGTCGACGGCGTGCTGCTGGTCTCCGTGCACGAGGGCGACCCGCTGCCGGAGATGCTGGCGGCCATGGGGCTCCCGGCGGTGCTCAACGGCCGGCGGGCGGCGGGCGAGGCCGTGCCGTACGTCGACTCCGACAACACCGGCGGCGCGCAGGCGGCCGTGGAACATCTGATCGGCCGCGGGCGCTCGGCGATCGCGACGATCACCGGCCCCGCCGACATGTACGTCGCGAGCTGCCGGCTGGAGGGCTACCGTCAGGCATTGAAGGCGGCGGGCCGCGAGGAGGACGCGGGGCTGGTCGCCGTCGGTGACTTCACCGAGGAGGGCGGCCGGCGGGCGATGCAGGAGCTGCTGGAGCGGCGGCCCGCGCTGGACGCGGTCTTCGCCGCCTCCGACGTGATGGCGGCCGGCGCGCTCCAGGTGCTGCGGGCGGCGGGCCGTACGGTGCCGGACGAGGTGGCGGTCGTCGGCTTCGAGGATTCGCCGGTGGCCCGGCACACCGACCCGCCGCTCACCAGCGTCCGGCAGCCCACGGAGGAGATGGGGCGGGCGATGGTACGGGTGCTGCTGGACGGGATCGACGCGAAGGACGCCACCGAGGGGCGGCACGTGGTGCTGCCGACCGAGCTGGTGGTACGCGCCTCGGGGTGACCCGGGCGGCCCCGCCGCCGGGGCCGGAACGTGACGCGGGGCGGGCCCGGCTCGGGCCCGCCCCGTCGGCGTGTACAGGCCGGCCTTCCGGCCCGTAGCGCACAACTGCCCTGGCCCCGGGGCGACTTCTGTCGGGAGGGTTGACAGGTGCATAACCCTTCGGGAGATTGGGAGCGCTCCCACACTTCAAGACTTGCACCTCACTCCGCGAGGTGAGGACGGGGGCGAACCACGCCAGGCCCCGTCCCTTCTGCTCAGCCGGGCCGGGCGCGCACAGGCCCCGTGCGCCCGGCCCGGCTGTCCCTCCACGCCGTCCGCCCGCAAGCCCGCACGCCCGAACACCTTCCAGTTCCAGGAGGATTCGTGCACGCACCCCGCACTCCCGACGAGTCCGCACGGCTGTCCCGAAGATCGTTCACCACCGCCGCCGGCGGCGCGCTCGTCGCCCTCGGCGCCGGGCAGGCCCTGGCCGGCGCCACCGCCCACGCCGCCCAGGCGCCGGCGGGCGAGCGCACGAAGGCCGTCGCCGCCACCCCGTACACCGACGCCTTCCTCGCCCAGTACGAGAAGATCAAGGACCCGGCCAACGGCTACTTCAGCCCCGACGGCATCCCCTACCACTGCGTCGAGACCCTGATCGTCGAGGCGCCCGACCACGGCCACCAGACCACCTCGGAGGCGTTCAGCTTCTGGATCTGGCTGGAGGCCGCTTACGGCCGGGTCACCGGCGACTGGGGCCCGTTCAACGGCGCCTGGGAGACCGCCGAGCGCTCCATCATCCCGCCGCACGCCGACCAGGCCAGCAGCGGCTCGTACAACCCGGGCTCGCCCGCCACCTACGCGCCCGAGCACCCCGAGGTCTCGTCCTACCCCTCCCAGCTCGACCCCGGCGTGCCCGTCGGCCAGGACCCCATAGCCGCCGAACTGGCCTCGGCGTACGGGACGATGGACGTCTACGGCATGCACTGGCTGATGGACCTCGACAACGTCTACGGCTACGGCAACACCCCCGGCACCGGCGGCCAGAACGGCCCCGGGCCCGGCGCGTCCTTCATCAACAGCTACCAGCGGGGCTCGCAGGAGTCGGTCTGGGAGACGATCCCGCAGCCCACCACCGACCTCTTCGAGTTCGGCGGCCCCAACGGCTACCTCGACCTCTTCGTCGGGGACGCCTCCTACGCCCGGCAGTGGAAGTACACCAACGCCCCCGACGCCGACGCCCGCGCCGTGCAGGCCGCGTACTGGGCGCTGACCTGGGCGAGGGCGCAGGGCAACGAGAGCCTGGTGGCGGAGTCCGTCGCGCGGGCCGCGAAGATGGGCGACTACCTGCGCTACGCCATGTTCGACAAGTACTTCAAGCAGATCGGCGACTGCGACAGCCCCACCGGCTGCCCCGCGGGCACCGGCCGCACCTCGCAGCACTACCTGCTGTCCTGGTACTACGCCTGGGGCGGCTCCACCGGCAGCGGCGGCGGGTGGGCCTGGCGCATCGGCGACGGCGCCTCCCACCAGGGCTACCAGAACCCCTTCGCGGCCTGGGCGCTGTCCACCGTGCCCGAGCTGACCCCCAGGTCCCCCACCGCGAAGAGCGACTGGGCCACGTCCCTCACCCGGCAACTGGAGTTCCTGCGCTGGCTGCAGTCCACCGAGGGCGCCCTCGCCGGCGGCTGCACCAACAGTTGGGAGGGGCAGTACGGCACCCCGCCCGCCGGTACGCCGACCTTCTACGGCATGCCCTACGACTGGCAGCCCGTCTACCACGACCCGCCCAGCAACAACTGGTTCGGCTTCCAGGTCTGGGGCATGGAGCGCGTCGCGCAGTACTACCACGCCACGGGGAACGCCGACGCCGGGGCGATCCTCGCCAAGTGGGTCGCCTGGGCCTCCGCCGAGACCACCGTCGGCGCCGACGGCAGCTACCGCTTCCCGTCCACCCTGCGGTGGACCGGCGCCCCCGACACCTGGAACGCCGCGAACCCGGGCGCCAACGCCGGCCTGCACGTGGACGTCGTGGACTACGCCGACGACGTCGGCGTCGGCGCCGCGCTGGTCATGACGCTGGTCTACTACGCCGCCAGGGCCGCGGACGCCGATGCCGCGGCGCTGGCCAAGGCGCTGCTCGACGCGATGGCCGCGCACGCCGACGGCAAGGGCATCGCCGTCCCCGAGACCCGCCGCGACTACGACCGCTTCGACGACGAGGTGTACGTGCCCGCCGGCTGGTCCGGCACCTCCCCGCACGGCGACCCCATCGCACCCGGCGTCACCTTCATCGACCTGCGCTCCTGGTACCGCGAGGACCCGGACTGGCAGAAGGTGCAGACGTACCTCGACGGCGGCGCCGCGCCGGTGTTCACGTACCACCGCTTCTGGGCCCAGGCCGCCCTGGCCCTCGCCCTCGCCGCCTACGGCGAACTGCTCGGCGGGGAGACCCCCGGCGGTCCCGGCGACGACACCGAGCCGCCGACCGTGCCGGGCGGGCTGCGGGTCACCGGCACCACGGCGAGCAGCGTCGCGCTGGCCTGGACCGCCTCGACGGACAACGTGCGGGTGACGGCGTACGACGTGTACCGCGACGGCACCCCCGTCGGCAGCGCGGCCGCCACGTCCTTCACCGACTCCGGGCTCTCCGCCGCCACCGCGTACTCCTACACGGTCGCCGCCCGGGACGCGGCGGGCAACGCCTCGCAGCCGTCCGCGGCGGTGACGGCGACGACCGGGTCGGGCACCGGCACCGGGGCGGTGAAGGTCGAGTACCGCAACAACGACCAGGCGGCGACCGACAACCAGATCAAGCCCGGCCTCCGGATCGTGAACACCGGCGGCGGCGCGCTGAGCCTGTCGACGCTGACCCTCCGGTACTGGTTCAGCGGCGAGTCCGGCGCGGCCACGTACAGCACCTGGTGCGACTACGCCCAACTCGGCGCCGCCAACGTCACGCACCGCGTGGTCGCGGCCGGCGGCGGCAAGGCCGGTGCCACGCACTATCTGGAGGCCGGCTTCACCGCCGGCGCCGGCAGCCTCGCGGCCGGCGCCTCCACCGGCGACATCCAGTTGCGGCTGAACAAGACCGACTGGTCGGCCTTCGACGAGTCGGACGACTACAGCCGCGCCGCCACCGGCACGTACATCGACGCGCCCCGAGTCGTCGCGTACGTCGCCGGGTCGCCGGTGTGGGGCACGGAGCCCTGACGCCGGCGCGCGGGCGGTGTGTACGGCGCCGGACCTCCGGCCCGTACACGCCGGCCGCGGCGCGACCGCGGGCCGGACCCGCCCGGGGGGCGCGGCCGTGACGACGAGGGGTGCGGCCGCGCCCCGCTTCCCACCCCCCATCCGAAAGGACGTCTTCCGTGAGACGGCACATACCCCGTGCCCTCGCCGCCGTGCTGGTCGCCGGAGCGCTCGCCGCGCCCGGCGCCGCCGCGGCCGACGAGGGCCCCGAGCTGATCCTCAACGGCGGCTTCGACGCCGGCACCGCGCCCTGGTGGTGGACGCCGGGCAACCCCGCCACCGTGGCCGAAGGACGGCTCTGCGCCGACGTGCCCGCCGGGACCGCCAACCCGTGGGACGCCATCATCGGCCAGAACGACCTGCCGCTCGCCGCCGGTGAAACCTACGCCCTGCGCTATACGGCGACCGCCACCGCACCCGTGACGATCCGCACCAACGTGCAGCAGGCCGTGGAGCCCTGGGGCCAGTTCTTCTCCTCCGCGGACCAGGTGACCGACACCGCCAGGACCTTCGAGCACGTCTTCACCGCCACCGCCGCGGACGACGCCGCCCAGGTGGCCTTCCAGATCGGCGGCAGCGACGCGGCGTACACCTTCTGCGTCGACGACGTCTCGCTGCGCGGCGGGGCGGAGCAGCCGCCGTACGACCCGGACACCGGCTCGCCCGTGCGCGTCAACCAGGTCGGCTACCTCACCGGGGGGCCGAAGAACGGCACCTTCGTCACCGAGGCCGCCCAGCCGCTCGCCTGGACGCTGAACACCGCGGACGGCACCGAGAAGGCGAGCGGCACCACCGTGCCCGCGGGCACCGACCCGACCTCGCTGGAGAACGTGCACACCTTCGCCTTCGGCGACTTCACCGAGGCGGGAGAGGGCTACACCGTCACGATCGACGGCGAGACCAGCGAGCCGTTCAGCATCGGCGACGACATCTACGGCACCCTGCGCACCGACGCGCTCGCGTACTTCTACCACAACCGCAGCGGCATCGAGATCGACGCCGGACTGGTCGGCGAGGAGTACGCCAGGCCCCCCGGGCACGTGGGCGTCGCGCCCAACCGGGGCGACGACGACGTCCCGTGCCAGCCGGGCGGCTGCGACTACACGCTGGACGCCGCGGGCGGCTGGTACGACGCCGGCGACCACGGCAAGTACGTCGTCAACGGCGGCATCGCCGCCGCGCAGGTGATGGGCGCGTACGAGCGCACGCTGACCACCGAGGGCGCCGACGGCGGGCCGCTCGGCGACGGCAAGCTCGCGGTGCCCGAGCGCGGCAACGGCGTGCCCGACGTGCTCGACGAGGCGCGCTGGCAACTGGAGTTCCTGCTCGCCATGCAGGTGCCCCAGGGCGAGGAGCTGGCCGGCATGGCGCACCACAAGCTGCACGACGCGCAGTGGACCGGCCTGCCGACGCTGCCCCACGAGGACCCGCAGCCGCGCGAGCTGCACCCGCCGTCCACCGCCGCGACGCTCAACCTGGCCGCCACCGGCGCGCAGTGCGGGCGGCTGTACGGGGACTTCGACGCGGACTTCGCCGACCGCTGCCTGGCCGCGGCCCGCACCGCGTACGCCGCCGCCAAGGCGCACCCCGACCGGCTCGCCGACCCGAACGACGGCACCGGCGGCGGCGCGTACAGCGACGGCGACGTGAGCGACGAGTTCTACTGGGCCGCCGCCGAGCTGTACCTGTCCACCGGCGAGGACGCGTATCTGCAGGACGTGCTCGGCTCGCCCCTGCACGGCGACGCCGCCGCGGTCTTCCCCGGCGGCGGCATGTCGTGGGGCGCCACCGCCGGGCTCGGCGCGCTGGACCTGGCCACCGTCGACAGCGGACTGACGGACGCGCAGCTCGCCGCCGTACGGGGCATGGTCACCGACGCCGCCGACGGCTACGCGGCCGACGCCGCGAACGCCGCCTACGGCGTCCCGTACGCCCCCGGGGGCGGGCGCTACGTCTGGGGCTCCAACAGCCAGGTGCTCAACAACATGGTCGTCCTGGCCACCGCCCACGGCCTGACCGGCGAAGCCGGCTACCGCGACGCCGTGCTCACGGGCCTGGACTACCTGCTGGGCCGCAACCCGCTGAACCAGTCGTACGTCACCGGGCACGGCGAGCGCGACTCCGAGAACCAGCACCACAGGTTCTGGGCGAACCAGCTCGACCCGAGCCTGCCCCATCCGCCCGCGGGCGCGCTGGCCGGCGGTCCGGACTCGCAGTTGGAGGACCCGGTGGCGCAGCGGGAGCTGGCCGGCTGCCCGCCGGCGATGTGCTACATCGACGACATCGAGTCGTACTCGACCAACGAGGTCACGATCAACTGGAACGCCCCGCTCGCCTGGATCGCCGGCTACGCCGACGACCTCGGCAGCGGCGGCGGCGAAGGGCCGGGGCCGGGTCCCGGCGAGGAGTGCGCCGCGGCGTACGCCGTACCGAACCAGTGGCCCGGCGGCTTCACCGGCACCGTGACCATCTCCTGCGACGGCGCCGCCCTCGACGGCTGGACCGCGGAGTGGGACTTCCCCGACGGCCAGCGCCTCCAGAACGCCTGGAACGCCGTCTGCAGCCAGACCGGCACCACCGTGAGCTGCCGCAACGCGCCGTACAACGGCGCGGTGCCGGACGGCGGTTCCGTCTCGTTCGGCTTCAACGCCGGCTGGAGCGGCAGCAACGGCACGCCGCGGGAGGTGAAGCTCGGCGGCGGCACCTGAGCCGCTGCACCTGAGCTGCCGGCACCGGGGCGGCTTTCGCGCCTGAACGGCCGTCCGCGCGCCGCCGCGGCGGGGTGCTCCCGCCCCGGCGGCGCGCGGATTAAGTGCTTCCGATGCGTTCCTCAAGAGAGCCTTAAGGCTCGTGCCCGGCGCCCGTGTTGCGATTTTTGCCCGAGTCGGGGCCACTAGCGTGCGTAGCGTTCCTCGGGACGGCGCGGAGGCGGTGGTCTCCAGCCGTGCCGAGCGGTGCGGGCCGTCCCCCCACCGCCTCCCTCCAGCGGGCTCCGCGGCCTCGCCGCGGACCGGCAGCCGTCGGGGGGAGGCGGGCCCGTGCCTCCCGTCCCGGCCGCGCCGCGGTCACTCCCAGGGGACCTGCGCCGAGCGGTAGAAGTCGATGCCCATCGCCTCCCACCGCGGGCCCTGCGCCACCAGCCGGTCCCGGTAGCCGTCCCAGCCGAGCTTCGCGGCCGGGGACCAGCCCAGCTCGGCTGCGCCCGCGGCGCGCGGGAAGGCCATGAACT from Streptomyces sp. CMB-StM0423 includes the following:
- a CDS encoding GH1 family beta-glucosidase, with the protein product MSDTTATFPEDFLWGTATAAYQIEGAAREHGRTPSIWDTFSHTPGKTAGGDTGDVAVDHYHRRTEDVELMAGLGIGAYRFSVSWPRVQPTGRGPAVQRGLDFYRQLADELLAAGIKPVLTLYHWDLPQELETAGGWPERDTAHRFADYARLVGDALGDRVELWTTLNEPWCSAFLGYAAGVHAPGRTDPVAALRAAHHLNLAHGLATDALRTALPARAQISVSLNPAVVRPRTDSEADRDAARQVDALATRVFTGPMLDGAYPPDLLDDTARLTDWSFVRDGDLPLISRPLDSIGLNYYTPTVVSAVSGDARPERADGHGGGAQSPWPAADRIAFHQPPGERTAMGWTVDPTGLTELLLRFTADAPDLPLYITENGAAYDDKPEPDGSVHDPDRIAYLHGHLGAVHRAMAEGADVRGYFLWSLLDNFEWAYGYGKRFGAVHVDYTTQQRTPKSSAHWYADVIRAGALPAPGV
- a CDS encoding carbohydrate ABC transporter permease, which produces MATLTETAPETAAPARRRRRRAPKAGEAGGQQRAGKLTYAVLLLFTAISLFPLIWTAIAASRTNERLAETPPPLWFGGNLFANMETAWSDANMGLALFNTTLVAGAIAAGTVLFGTLAGFAFAKLRFRFKNLLMLLVIGTMMVPPQLSVVPLYMAIAKLEWIDQLQSVILPFIVSAFGVFFMRQYLIQALPTELIEAARVDGASSVRVIWHVVFPAARPAMAVLGMLTFVMAWNEFFWPIIALTQENPTVQVALTSLGRGYIPDQSVIMAGALLGTLPLLLLLLLFGKQIVGGIMHGAVKG
- a CDS encoding carbohydrate ABC transporter permease — translated: MTQTGTAVDAPPSAEGGAVPKRPATEDRRQKWRSRRYRWDAKLSPYAFISPFFLFFAAFGLFPLLYTAWASLHRVELTAPTDMEWAGLHNYTRLFEDHFFWNSLWVTFTLAVLSTVPQLLMAMGLAHLLNYKMRAASFFRVAMLAPYATSVAAATLVFAMLYGRDYGLINWFFGLFGVDEIDWKSGDWTSKIAISTIVIWRWTGYNTLIYLAAMQAVPHDLYESAALDGASRWKQFRYVTIPSLRPTILFTVVVSTIGSVQLFGEPLLFEEGAGASGGPDHQFQTLGLYLYEQGWRNLHLGRAAAIAWVMFLILVVIGIVFGLISRRLRKS
- a CDS encoding ABC transporter substrate-binding protein, which gives rise to MGLFGTFGFEEAGLYDEYEKLNPDITIKQDVIERNENYYPALLNHLTSNSGLADVQAVEVANIAEVVDTQADRFMDLGKAEGASEDAFLDWKWQQATADDGKTIGLGTDVGPMAVCYRKDHFEAAGLPTDREEVAKLWEGDWEKFLDAGRDFRKNGPEGVAWVDSADAVYDGAIASSEGKYYDESGEVIYKDSPDVEAAWGIASTAAEEKLTGNLEQFTKQWDQAMSNGDFATISCPAWMLGYIQEKGGTKAEGKWDVAQSPRPGNWGGSFLGVPESGAHKEEAAKLVAWLTAPEQQAKLFAERGNFPSAPPAYDMEAVRTATNPYFGDAPIGELFSAAAEEIPVQTIGPKDQVIDDNIGNGLQLIEQGKQDPDGAWDEAVKAVDNALDQ
- a CDS encoding LacI family DNA-binding transcriptional regulator; translated protein: MAVRDRRTPVARGGRGGRPTLEQVAARAGVGRGTVSRVINGSDQVSEQARTAVERAVAELGYVPNRAARALAAGSADAVALVIPEPETRLFSEPYFSDIVRGVSAELAETDKQLLLTLIRSPRERERLAAYLSADRVDGVLLVSVHEGDPLPEMLAAMGLPAVLNGRRAAGEAVPYVDSDNTGGAQAAVEHLIGRGRSAIATITGPADMYVASCRLEGYRQALKAAGREEDAGLVAVGDFTEEGGRRAMQELLERRPALDAVFAASDVMAAGALQVLRAAGRTVPDEVAVVGFEDSPVARHTDPPLTSVRQPTEEMGRAMVRVLLDGIDAKDATEGRHVVLPTELVVRASG